Proteins from a genomic interval of Paenibacillus lentus:
- a CDS encoding group II intron maturase-specific domain-containing protein: MHHRKAKAETSKGKVYYTTHQWLTQKAEECIREVVKERLARPNIRHKSFLEHVEWLNPKIQGWRNYYYMAYSQQRMAKLD; this comes from the coding sequence ATGCACCATCGGAAGGCGAAAGCGGAAACCTCAAAAGGAAAAGTGTACTACACCACCCATCAATGGCTAACCCAGAAAGCAGAAGAATGTATTCGAGAGGTCGTAAAGGAACGTTTGGCACGACCGAATATTAGACATAAGTCATTCCTCGAACATGTGGAATGGCTAAACCCCAAGATTCAGGGATGGCGAAATTATTACTACATGGCCTACAGCCAACAGAGAATGGCAAAGTTGGATTGA
- a CDS encoding demethylmenaquinone methyltransferase — translation MSNSTSEPKEQFVHSVFESIAPKYDIMNDILSFRRHKAWRRFTMNKMKMSPGDTAIDLCCGTCDWTISMAEASGGQITGLDFSENMLQFGRRKVKERGLDDRISLVQGNAMELPFEDNTFEYATIGFGLRNVPDLYQVLREMQRVVKPGGMVVCLELSKPTWQPFKGLYYFYFEKVLPLLGKLFAKRYEQYKWLPDSLAAFPGRDELAEIFRETGLQKVEAYPLTGGIAALHIGTKETHYA, via the coding sequence ATGAGCAATTCTACCTCTGAACCGAAGGAGCAGTTTGTGCATTCGGTGTTTGAGAGCATCGCTCCCAAATATGACATTATGAATGATATCCTCAGCTTCAGGCGGCATAAAGCCTGGCGTCGGTTTACGATGAACAAGATGAAGATGTCGCCTGGGGATACGGCGATAGATCTTTGCTGTGGCACCTGCGATTGGACGATCAGTATGGCGGAAGCCAGCGGCGGGCAAATTACCGGTCTGGACTTCAGTGAGAATATGCTGCAATTCGGCCGTCGTAAGGTAAAAGAACGCGGGCTGGATGATCGTATTTCGCTGGTGCAGGGAAATGCGATGGAGCTTCCGTTCGAAGATAATACATTTGAATATGCTACGATCGGCTTCGGTCTTCGCAATGTGCCGGATCTGTATCAGGTGCTCCGCGAAATGCAGCGGGTTGTAAAGCCGGGAGGCATGGTTGTCTGCCTAGAATTATCTAAACCAACCTGGCAGCCTTTTAAAGGACTTTATTATTTTTACTTCGAGAAGGTGCTTCCACTGCTGGGTAAACTATTTGCCAAACGCTATGAGCAATATAAATGGCTTCCAGATTCGCTGGCTGCTTTTCCTGGAAGGGATGAGCTGGCGGAAATATTTCGAGAGACTGGACTTCAGAAGGTCGAAGCGTATCCTTTAACGGGTGGAATCGCCGCCTTACACATTGGAACGAAGGAGACGCATTATGCTTAG
- a CDS encoding menaquinone biosynthesis protein: protein MKSRDNADDVLIGRIKYSNVWPVFHYFNPKDLPGSSSLVTEVPALLNQRMLKGSLDIAPVSSFAFGLGWERFLLLPGLSVSSDGPVNSILLFSRKPVEEIRNGVIALTNTSATSVNLLKIIMEKAYGGKPTYWDSEPNLDAMMETSDAALLIGDHAIEASWRDHDYIVTDLGEVWKRWTGYGMTFAVWAVQKSFAEQNAVFLSSVCSAFEESKRRSLNDLSPLVQQACSLIGGTTHYWRHYFNNLCYDFNDEQQNGLALYFTYAHELGLLENEVRMNIWSDNTLIRVKE, encoded by the coding sequence GTGAAGAGCAGGGACAATGCTGATGACGTATTGATTGGACGGATAAAATATAGCAATGTCTGGCCTGTATTTCATTATTTTAATCCGAAAGATCTTCCTGGCAGCTCTAGTTTGGTCACCGAGGTGCCTGCGTTGCTAAATCAGAGAATGCTTAAGGGTTCACTTGACATCGCCCCGGTCTCTTCTTTTGCATTCGGACTCGGTTGGGAACGTTTCTTGCTGTTACCGGGATTATCCGTAAGCTCGGACGGCCCCGTCAATTCTATTCTATTATTTTCCCGGAAGCCGGTGGAGGAAATTCGGAATGGCGTCATTGCCTTAACCAATACCTCTGCGACTTCTGTTAATCTGCTTAAAATTATCATGGAGAAGGCTTATGGGGGGAAACCGACATACTGGGACAGTGAACCGAATTTGGATGCGATGATGGAGACCAGTGATGCGGCACTGTTGATCGGCGACCATGCCATAGAGGCGTCCTGGCGCGACCATGATTATATCGTGACGGATTTAGGGGAAGTCTGGAAAAGATGGACGGGTTACGGTATGACTTTTGCGGTATGGGCGGTTCAAAAGTCATTTGCTGAGCAGAACGCTGTTTTTTTATCGTCTGTGTGCTCAGCTTTTGAAGAGAGCAAGCGCCGGAGTTTGAACGATTTAAGCCCATTAGTGCAGCAAGCTTGTTCGCTTATCGGTGGGACAACGCATTATTGGCGTCATTATTTTAACAATCTATGTTATGATTTTAACGATGAGCAGCAGAATGGATTAGCTTTATACTTCACTTATGCTCATGAGCTGGGATTATTGGAGAACGAGGTAAGAATGAATATATGGAGTGACAATACGTTGATACGGGTGAAAGAATGA
- a CDS encoding heptaprenyl diphosphate synthase component 1 — MKPYRITEMAHKYVEYDMITNHTALPDYPVARVRLLYMFLNIRDNGKIRAHETSALAAFLVQLGLDTHDTIDVDSTCKEERSMRSRQLKVLAGDYFSSLFYQLLAKAGQIEMVSSMSSAICEVNRLKVGLYNRLKKLLPTEDYLKECTYIKMGLFQSFSHLLDKPLQNLWRLLLAELSRCEVVLGEMKASSLLPDERQGYAYLRIMETGTAEDKEVLSRRKVDKREWSSLLAKYDVNEQLAHKLHQSVERVQALVQELKGDKEQSELTAIIEPFRAALAMQRRAIQEG, encoded by the coding sequence ATGAAACCTTATCGCATAACTGAAATGGCACATAAGTATGTCGAATACGACATGATTACCAACCACACGGCGCTTCCGGATTATCCGGTTGCCCGTGTTCGTTTGCTTTATATGTTTTTAAACATCCGTGACAATGGCAAAATACGGGCGCATGAGACATCGGCGTTAGCGGCATTTCTCGTTCAGCTTGGGCTCGATACGCATGATACCATCGATGTGGATTCGACTTGTAAAGAGGAACGAAGCATGCGTTCCCGCCAGCTAAAGGTGCTGGCGGGCGACTATTTTAGCAGCTTGTTCTACCAGCTGCTTGCGAAGGCCGGACAGATTGAAATGGTGTCTTCCATGAGTTCGGCAATTTGTGAAGTTAATCGGCTGAAGGTAGGACTGTATAACAGGCTAAAAAAGCTCCTGCCTACCGAGGACTATTTGAAGGAATGCACATATATCAAGATGGGATTGTTCCAGTCGTTCTCCCACTTGCTGGATAAGCCGTTGCAGAATTTATGGAGATTGCTGCTGGCTGAGCTTAGTCGCTGCGAGGTTGTGCTTGGCGAGATGAAGGCGAGCAGCCTGTTGCCGGACGAACGCCAAGGCTATGCCTACTTGCGCATTATGGAAACGGGCACTGCGGAAGACAAGGAAGTTCTATCGCGCCGCAAAGTGGACAAGCGCGAATGGTCTTCGCTTCTCGCGAAATATGATGTGAATGAGCAGCTTGCTCATAAGCTGCATCAATCTGTTGAGCGGGTTCAGGCGCTGGTACAGGAGCTGAAGGGCGATAAAGAGCAGTCCGAGCTGACCGCCATCATTGAACCGTTTCGCGCCGCGCTGGCTATGCAGCGGCGTGCGATTCAGGAAGGGTAA
- a CDS encoding UbiA-like polyprenyltransferase: MLRKAVVFLQMIKFEHTVFALPFAFMGSLLGSVMIHQKLPSWEQIGWVLLAMFGARSAAMGLNRLIDRVSDKKNPRTANRAIPAGLLKIGEVVVFIIISFALLFWAAAELDPLAMKLLPIAVVMLVLYSYTKRFTWLCHVVLGLTIALAPLGGWVAVTGKVDLTAMILFATVTFWVAGFDIVYACQDEEFDKKEGLYSIPVRFGIAASLKIAQAFHIVTAVGFIALLLLSDLGWWYIAGMIIAYLILFYEHYIVSPGDLSRLQTSFFLMNGVLSIVVFSFTLIDLVVRHN; encoded by the coding sequence ATGCTTAGAAAAGCTGTTGTTTTTTTGCAAATGATTAAGTTCGAACATACTGTATTCGCCCTGCCTTTTGCTTTTATGGGTTCGTTGCTCGGCTCGGTAATGATCCATCAGAAGCTGCCGTCCTGGGAGCAGATCGGCTGGGTGCTGCTCGCGATGTTTGGTGCAAGAAGTGCTGCAATGGGGCTGAACCGCCTCATCGATCGGGTAAGTGATAAGAAGAACCCGCGTACAGCCAATCGGGCGATTCCGGCGGGGCTGTTGAAAATCGGGGAGGTCGTTGTTTTTATCATCATATCGTTCGCCCTGCTGTTTTGGGCCGCGGCGGAGCTCGATCCCTTGGCAATGAAACTGCTGCCGATTGCGGTCGTTATGCTTGTGCTTTATTCGTACACGAAGCGCTTCACCTGGCTTTGCCATGTTGTATTAGGCTTAACGATTGCGCTGGCTCCTTTGGGAGGTTGGGTGGCTGTGACGGGCAAGGTGGATCTCACCGCGATGATTCTGTTTGCAACTGTGACGTTTTGGGTAGCTGGGTTCGATATTGTTTATGCATGCCAAGACGAGGAGTTCGATAAAAAGGAGGGGCTGTATTCCATTCCGGTCCGATTTGGAATTGCAGCTTCTTTGAAAATTGCTCAGGCCTTCCATATCGTAACAGCTGTCGGGTTTATCGCCCTGCTGCTGCTGAGTGATCTGGGCTGGTGGTATATTGCTGGAATGATTATCGCTTATCTTATTTTATTCTATGAGCATTATATCGTATCGCCGGGTGATCTTAGCCGATTGCAGACCTCGTTCTTTCTCATGAATGGTGTGCTCAGCATCGTGGTATTCTCCTTTACCTTGATAGATTTGGTGGTGCGGCATAATTGA
- the mtrB gene encoding trp RNA-binding attenuation protein MtrB: MDQHNQNAGGGDERVNNGDYFVVKAKEQGVQVIGLTRGKDTRFHHTEKLDKGEVLIAQFTDHTSAVKIRGKAVVMTKHGRIDTEE, from the coding sequence ATGGATCAGCACAATCAGAATGCCGGAGGCGGAGACGAGCGCGTAAACAATGGAGATTATTTCGTCGTCAAAGCGAAGGAGCAAGGTGTTCAGGTCATCGGGCTTACCCGTGGCAAGGACACGCGTTTCCATCATACGGAGAAGCTGGACAAGGGTGAGGTGCTCATCGCCCAATTTACCGACCACACGTCGGCGGTAAAAATTAGAGGCAAGGCTGTCGTTATGACTAAGCACGGCAGAATCGATACGGAAGAATGA
- a CDS encoding ABC transporter permease, with amino-acid sequence MNVTFRYGTITVVLAVIAFFSIKLPYFFTYSNLSDILNSIAIVTFVAIGVTLSLAVDGFDLSVGSTVSLTTVVSASLMIWYQMPLYIVIIFPLLIGALIGLLNAFLIIKMRIPDLLATLATMYIVAGIQKTYAQGYTIYNNMQFPDGSKAAGKMDKTFLLLGQGEVLGIPISVILLLFFVAIVHLFLTRTKYGRQIYITGGNEEAARLSGIKVKKVRMFAYMASGVFAAIGGLLFASRVGSGQIDAGAPLLMEAVAATFVGFSVFGAGKPNIIGTFIGSVLIGVLVNGLTMMNVQYFAHDIVKGSVLVLALSITFYVLNRSRN; translated from the coding sequence ATGAATGTAACGTTCCGGTACGGAACGATCACGGTTGTATTGGCGGTCATCGCTTTTTTTTCGATAAAGCTGCCGTATTTTTTTACTTACAGCAACCTGAGCGACATCTTGAACTCGATTGCGATCGTCACCTTCGTAGCGATAGGTGTCACGCTATCATTGGCTGTGGATGGATTTGATCTATCGGTCGGATCGACGGTTTCGCTGACGACTGTTGTCTCGGCATCGCTAATGATTTGGTATCAGATGCCGCTCTATATCGTAATTATTTTTCCGTTATTGATTGGGGCTCTCATCGGTTTGCTTAATGCTTTTCTCATCATCAAAATGCGAATTCCGGATTTGCTTGCAACATTAGCCACGATGTATATCGTTGCGGGTATCCAGAAGACCTATGCCCAAGGCTACACGATTTACAACAATATGCAGTTCCCGGATGGCAGTAAAGCGGCGGGTAAAATGGACAAAACATTTTTGCTGCTAGGTCAAGGCGAGGTGCTGGGCATTCCAATTAGCGTTATTCTTCTATTATTTTTCGTAGCCATCGTACACTTATTTCTAACCCGGACAAAATATGGACGACAAATTTACATTACGGGCGGCAATGAAGAGGCGGCTAGGTTGTCGGGGATTAAGGTGAAAAAAGTTCGGATGTTCGCCTATATGGCATCCGGGGTCTTTGCGGCGATCGGCGGGCTGCTTTTCGCTTCACGGGTCGGCTCCGGGCAAATTGATGCGGGTGCGCCATTATTGATGGAGGCCGTTGCTGCAACTTTTGTTGGTTTCTCCGTCTTCGGCGCGGGAAAGCCGAACATTATCGGCACCTTCATCGGCTCCGTGCTCATCGGGGTGCTCGTCAATGGATTGACGATGATGAACGTGCAATATTTTGCGCATGATATCGTAAAGGGCTCAGTCCTGGTTCTGGCTTTATCCATCACTTTTTACGTACTAAATCGATCTAGGAACTAA
- a CDS encoding polyprenyl synthetase family protein: MKLMDIFGTLKKDMDFIERQLYRSIEGDEELLNETSLHLLKAGGKRLRPIFVLLGGKFGTYDLNRLQYVAVPLELIHSASLVHDDVIDDAGTRRGKPTVKAKWDNKIAMYTGDYIYAKALMLATRLPDPEVHQILSKALVQMSIGEMEQIRDFFNTEQSVRHYLLRIRRKTALLIAISCQLGAVVAGASPQISSLLYRYGYNIGMAFQIRDDLLDLCGTEKSIGKPPGSDMRQGNITIPVIYTLEHRELRKPLLEAIDGIRKGDGADHSSEAINIIKSGPGIAQAEQLAEVFTAKAMAALDQLPESKARTHLKEIALFVNKRSY; encoded by the coding sequence ATGAAACTAATGGATATTTTCGGTACATTGAAGAAAGATATGGACTTCATCGAACGGCAGTTGTACCGGAGCATCGAAGGCGATGAGGAGTTGCTGAATGAGACTTCGCTCCATCTTTTGAAGGCGGGAGGTAAGCGGTTGCGCCCGATTTTCGTGTTGCTGGGCGGCAAATTCGGCACATATGATTTAAATCGGCTGCAGTATGTGGCTGTTCCCCTTGAACTGATCCACTCGGCTTCGCTCGTTCACGACGATGTAATCGATGATGCGGGGACGAGGCGGGGCAAGCCGACGGTGAAGGCAAAGTGGGACAATAAAATAGCCATGTATACAGGGGACTATATTTATGCCAAAGCATTAATGCTGGCCACTCGTTTGCCCGACCCAGAGGTACATCAAATTTTATCTAAGGCACTGGTGCAAATGTCGATCGGCGAAATGGAGCAGATTCGTGATTTTTTCAATACGGAGCAATCCGTCCGCCATTATTTATTGCGGATTCGGCGCAAGACTGCTCTGTTGATCGCGATCAGCTGTCAGCTTGGCGCCGTGGTCGCAGGAGCTTCTCCTCAAATCAGTTCTCTCCTGTATCGATATGGTTACAATATCGGCATGGCCTTTCAGATTCGCGATGATCTGCTTGATTTGTGCGGCACGGAGAAGAGTATCGGCAAGCCCCCGGGCAGCGATATGCGCCAAGGCAACATTACAATTCCAGTAATTTACACGCTTGAACATCGGGAGTTGAGGAAGCCGCTGCTTGAGGCGATCGATGGGATACGCAAAGGCGATGGCGCTGATCATAGTTCCGAAGCGATTAATATTATTAAATCCGGCCCTGGCATAGCGCAGGCGGAGCAGTTGGCAGAGGTTTTTACCGCAAAAGCAATGGCGGCTTTAGACCAGCTTCCAGAGAGTAAGGCAAGAACTCATTTGAAGGAGATCGCTTTATTTGTAAATAAACGTTCTTACTAA
- the ndk gene encoding nucleoside-diphosphate kinase → MERTFLMVKPDGVQRGLVGRIISRFEDKGLKLIAGKLVQITEEQAKRHYAEHEGKPFFESLVRFITSGPVFAMVWQGDDVITLSRMVIGKTQVTEALPGTIRGDFAAHTPFNLIHGSDSLESAEREIANFFEPHEILNYSRSIDPWI, encoded by the coding sequence ATGGAACGGACATTTTTAATGGTCAAGCCAGATGGAGTTCAGCGCGGTTTGGTTGGAAGAATCATTAGCCGCTTTGAAGACAAAGGACTGAAGCTAATTGCAGGCAAGCTTGTGCAAATCACGGAAGAGCAGGCCAAGCGTCATTATGCCGAGCATGAAGGCAAGCCCTTCTTCGAAAGCTTAGTACGTTTTATTACATCGGGTCCGGTATTCGCAATGGTATGGCAAGGGGATGATGTGATTACCTTGTCCCGGATGGTAATTGGCAAGACTCAGGTTACGGAAGCGCTGCCGGGTACGATTCGCGGAGATTTTGCCGCTCATACGCCATTTAATCTGATCCATGGTTCTGACAGCTTGGAGAGCGCAGAACGGGAAATCGCCAATTTTTTTGAGCCTCATGAAATACTTAACTATTCCAGAAGCATTGATCCATGGATATGA
- a CDS encoding HU family DNA-binding protein, which produces MNKSDLVNQVAESTELSKKDATKAVDAVFEAISTALQNGDKVQLVGFGNFEVRERSARKGRNPQTGEEIEIPASKIPAFKPGKALKDGIK; this is translated from the coding sequence ATGAATAAATCCGATTTGGTAAACCAAGTTGCTGAGAGCACGGAGCTTTCCAAGAAAGATGCAACTAAGGCGGTGGATGCTGTATTTGAGGCGATCTCTACAGCGCTGCAAAACGGTGATAAAGTTCAACTGGTTGGTTTTGGCAACTTTGAAGTTCGTGAACGTTCTGCCCGTAAAGGACGCAACCCGCAAACAGGAGAGGAAATCGAAATCCCTGCGAGCAAAATTCCTGCATTCAAACCAGGTAAAGCGCTCAAAGACGGAATTAAATAA
- a CDS encoding UbiX family flavin prenyltransferase: protein MTSSEGRRRGIVVGVTGASGSIYGVKLIQSLLQLGFTVHLVITNAGWRVIKEELGWNTSDREAVLREHFADCPGQYIYHPIADIGASIASGSYLVESMIVMPCSMGTLSGIAHGASDNLLTRAADVMLKEGRPLVLVPRETPLHAIHLENMLKLARLGVRIVPAMPAFYFGPQDIDDLVSFLVGKVLDSLRIEHNLFTRWGEQSEEQGQC from the coding sequence ATGACAAGCAGCGAAGGCAGACGTAGGGGGATTGTAGTGGGGGTTACGGGCGCCAGCGGCTCGATTTACGGTGTGAAACTGATTCAATCCTTGCTGCAACTGGGTTTCACGGTGCATCTGGTCATTACGAATGCGGGCTGGAGGGTTATCAAAGAGGAATTGGGCTGGAACACGTCAGATCGCGAAGCTGTGCTTCGCGAGCACTTTGCAGACTGCCCAGGGCAATACATCTACCATCCGATTGCAGATATTGGCGCTTCGATTGCGAGCGGCTCCTATCTGGTCGAGAGTATGATTGTAATGCCGTGCTCCATGGGAACACTTTCTGGAATTGCTCACGGCGCATCGGATAATCTGCTGACTCGCGCAGCGGACGTGATGCTGAAGGAAGGGCGCCCGCTCGTTCTAGTTCCGCGCGAAACGCCTTTGCATGCGATCCATTTGGAGAACATGCTGAAGCTGGCCAGGCTGGGAGTGCGGATCGTCCCCGCCATGCCGGCCTTTTATTTCGGTCCGCAGGATATCGATGACCTGGTCTCTTTTTTGGTAGGTAAAGTATTAGACAGCTTAAGAATTGAACATAATTTGTTTACCAGATGGGGGGAGCAAAGTGAAGAGCAGGGACAATGCTGA
- a CDS encoding sugar ABC transporter ATP-binding protein: MKGITKSFAGVPALRGVDFSLRSGQVHALLGANGAGKSTLMKIVSGAYEYDEGTMLFKGQAVRHKSPADAKKQGIHCVYQEVDASLVPQLSVAENVMLDAIGAADSKVWLSPGRQAREAEQILASLQVNIPVKKKVADLSIAEKQMVLLARIVRQEAKVIIFDEPTAPLSGAEADTFFRILSELKHRGTACVFITHRLPEVMEHADYVTVMRDGRNVHSGTVDELSMEGLVTQMLGKTFAEEFPKIPAEIGEVILSINGLKQGRKIKGIDLTVCRGQIVAVVGLVGAGKTEITRILAGAERPDGGEIYMQGELKRFKQPADAIRGGIVSVPEERRRQGIVIQESVERNISLPLLDRISRFSFISRRQEQGLAERTISALGIKTASSKLPVKYLSGGNQQKVAIGKWVEKEADIFLFDEPTKGVDIGAKSDIFRIIGQLAAAGKGIMYLTSELDEGLGIGDIIVVLYDGSIAAVLPRNEATLEKIMYFASGGQEENL; the protein is encoded by the coding sequence ATGAAGGGAATCACAAAATCGTTTGCCGGTGTCCCGGCACTTCGCGGTGTAGATTTCAGTTTAAGGAGCGGACAGGTTCATGCGCTTCTCGGGGCGAATGGGGCCGGAAAAAGCACATTGATGAAGATCGTATCGGGAGCTTACGAATATGATGAAGGCACGATGCTGTTCAAGGGGCAGGCTGTTAGACATAAATCGCCTGCAGATGCTAAGAAACAGGGGATTCACTGTGTCTATCAGGAGGTAGATGCAAGCCTCGTTCCCCAACTGTCGGTCGCCGAGAACGTCATGCTGGATGCGATCGGAGCCGCGGATAGCAAGGTATGGCTAAGTCCAGGGCGACAGGCCCGAGAAGCCGAGCAAATTCTCGCATCACTCCAAGTGAACATTCCGGTCAAGAAGAAGGTTGCCGATTTAAGTATCGCGGAGAAGCAGATGGTGCTGTTGGCACGCATCGTCCGGCAAGAAGCGAAGGTCATTATTTTTGACGAGCCGACAGCTCCCCTAAGCGGAGCTGAGGCGGATACCTTCTTCCGCATTTTGAGCGAGCTCAAGCATCGGGGGACGGCATGCGTCTTTATTACCCACCGCTTACCCGAAGTGATGGAGCATGCCGATTATGTCACCGTCATGCGGGACGGAAGGAACGTGCATTCCGGTACAGTCGATGAATTAAGCATGGAAGGGCTTGTCACTCAAATGCTGGGTAAAACATTTGCTGAGGAGTTTCCGAAAATCCCGGCAGAAATCGGCGAAGTCATATTGAGCATAAATGGTTTAAAGCAAGGGCGGAAGATCAAAGGCATCGACCTCACGGTGTGCAGAGGACAAATCGTGGCTGTAGTCGGGCTAGTTGGTGCTGGAAAGACGGAAATCACTAGGATACTTGCCGGGGCCGAGCGGCCGGACGGCGGCGAAATTTATATGCAGGGTGAGCTCAAGCGGTTTAAGCAGCCGGCTGACGCGATTCGGGGAGGCATTGTCAGTGTACCTGAAGAACGGCGTAGGCAGGGAATTGTCATTCAGGAGTCCGTGGAGCGTAATATCAGTCTTCCGCTGCTTGATCGAATCAGCCGTTTCAGCTTCATATCTAGAAGGCAGGAGCAGGGGCTTGCCGAGCGTACAATATCCGCGCTGGGCATCAAGACCGCTTCCTCGAAGCTGCCGGTAAAATATTTAAGCGGGGGCAACCAACAAAAGGTCGCAATTGGCAAATGGGTGGAGAAAGAAGCGGATATATTTCTGTTCGACGAACCGACGAAAGGGGTCGATATCGGGGCGAAGAGTGATATTTTCCGCATTATCGGGCAGTTGGCGGCTGCTGGCAAAGGAATAATGTACTTGACAAGCGAATTGGATGAAGGTCTCGGAATTGGAGATATTATCGTGGTCTTGTACGATGGCAGTATAGCCGCCGTGCTGCCGCGCAATGAGGCAACTTTAGAGAAAATTATGTACTTTGCAAGCGGTGGACAGGAGGAAAATTTGTGA
- a CDS encoding reverse transcriptase domain-containing protein, with product MGELTRYADDFVVVCKTKKDAGRAYEIIRTIMERLELTLHPTKTRIVGLWTEKKASTFSACTIGRRKRKPQKEKCTTPPING from the coding sequence ATCGGGGAACTTACACGTTATGCGGATGACTTCGTCGTCGTATGCAAGACGAAGAAGGACGCAGGGCGTGCGTACGAAATCATACGTACGATCATGGAGCGATTGGAGCTTACCTTGCATCCAACGAAAACTCGCATTGTCGGACTCTGGACAGAGAAGAAGGCTTCGACTTTCTCGGCATGCACCATCGGAAGGCGAAAGCGGAAACCTCAAAAGGAAAAGTGTACTACACCACCCATCAATGGCTAA
- a CDS encoding CheR family methyltransferase: MDMRDLTSDPVRLHQDDAPDPDYLGFIRNIKQLTGIDLAQYKEAQMKRRLTTLRNKNGYSSFTTFYSAMTTDKKLFYEFLDKMTINVSEFWRNPNRWETLRDVVLPEIAAGKSRLRVWSAACSTGEEPYTLAMILNDLGLLQNTYLLATDIDDGALGKAAEGLYLERSLKDVPPDVAKRYFSPEGMMFRFDSKLKKAVTFKKQNMLLDEFEEGFDLIVCRNVMIYFTEEAKQNLYHRFAKALRPGGILFVGSTEQIFSPGNYGLEASETFFYRKKE, encoded by the coding sequence ATGGATATGAGAGATTTGACTTCTGATCCGGTTCGCTTACATCAGGATGACGCTCCCGATCCGGACTACTTAGGTTTTATCCGTAATATTAAACAGCTTACTGGGATTGATTTAGCGCAGTACAAAGAGGCTCAGATGAAACGGCGCTTAACGACGCTTCGAAATAAGAATGGATATTCTTCTTTTACAACATTTTATTCGGCGATGACGACTGACAAGAAGCTATTCTATGAGTTTTTGGACAAAATGACGATCAACGTATCCGAGTTTTGGCGAAATCCGAATCGCTGGGAGACGCTGAGAGATGTTGTTCTTCCCGAGATCGCTGCCGGCAAATCGAGGCTTCGGGTGTGGAGTGCGGCTTGCTCGACTGGAGAAGAACCGTATACACTGGCGATGATCCTGAACGACCTTGGACTTCTTCAGAATACATATTTGCTGGCCACCGATATTGACGATGGTGCACTTGGTAAGGCGGCAGAAGGATTATATCTGGAGCGTTCGCTTAAGGATGTGCCGCCCGATGTGGCGAAAAGATATTTTTCACCAGAAGGCATGATGTTCCGTTTTGACAGTAAGCTTAAGAAGGCGGTTACATTTAAAAAGCAAAATATGCTGCTTGATGAGTTTGAAGAAGGCTTTGATCTCATCGTATGCCGCAATGTCATGATCTATTTCACGGAAGAAGCGAAGCAGAACTTGTACCACCGATTTGCTAAGGCGCTGCGTCCAGGTGGCATATTATTTGTGGGTAGTACGGAACAAATATT